From one uncultured Paludibacter sp. genomic stretch:
- a CDS encoding Cellulase, whose amino-acid sequence MKIFKEILLLMFLTGILSSFKAPKNSPVASNGKLQVIGTQLCNQKGEPIMLRGASFGWHNLWPRFYNKKAVAWLVSDWKCNVVRASMGVGLDDSYLENPEFAVKCMTNVIGGAITQGIYVIIDFHSHKLHTAEAKTFFTQMAKKYKKAPNIIYEIWNEPDYYTWEEVKTYSEELISTIRAIDKDNIILVGSPHWDQDIHLVAENPIQGQKNIMYTMHFYAGTHKQWLRDRTDAAIDKGIPIFISECAGMEATGDGPIDKEEWNAFLNWMETKKLSWIVWSVSDKNETCSMLIPRASSYGNWTEDLIKPWGXIARESIRXGNXQNKK is encoded by the coding sequence ATGAAAATCTTCAAAGAAATACTTTTATTAATGTTTTTAACAGGCATTTTATCGTCATTTAAAGCGCCAAAAAATTCGCCTGTTGCATCAAACGGTAAATTGCAAGTCATCGGAACTCAATTATGCAATCAAAAAGGCGAGCCGATAATGCTTCGTGGTGCAAGTTTCGGATGGCATAATTTGTGGCCCCGTTTTTATAACAAAAAAGCTGTTGCCTGGCTTGTTTCCGATTGGAAATGCAATGTTGTTCGGGCTTCAATGGGTGTTGGTTTGGACGATTCTTACCTCGAAAACCCTGAATTTGCTGTAAAATGTATGACAAATGTGATTGGCGGAGCAATCACACAAGGAATTTATGTAATTATTGATTTTCACAGTCATAAATTACATACAGCCGAAGCCAAAACTTTTTTCACTCAAATGGCAAAAAAATACAAAAAAGCACCGAATATTATATACGAAATTTGGAATGAACCCGACTATTACACTTGGGAAGAAGTAAAAACGTATTCCGAAGAACTCATTTCCACTATTCGAGCTATTGATAAGGATAACATTATTTTGGTCGGTTCTCCGCATTGGGATCAGGACATTCATTTAGTGGCAGAAAATCCCATTCAAGGACAAAAAAATATTATGTACACGATGCATTTCTATGCCGGAACTCATAAACAATGGCTTCGTGACCGTACCGATGCCGCTATTGACAAAGGAATTCCAATTTTCATTTCAGAATGTGCCGGAATGGAAGCAACAGGCGACGGTCCTATTGATAAAGAAGAATGGAACGCTTTTCTAAATTGGATGGAAACAAAAAAACTCAGTTGGATTGTATGGTCTGTTTCAGATAAAAATGAAACTTGTTCGATGCTCATTCCACGNGCNTCTTCTTATGGAAATTGGACGGAAGACTTAATAAAACCGTGGGGANAAATTGCTCGTGAAAGTATTCGAAANGGAAACTTNCAAAACAAGAAATAA
- a CDS encoding 4-O-beta-D-mannosyl-D-glucose phosphorylase, with product MNSFQKKIXELSNNHEKLVTTKNHPTEKTNGWYQRYKNPILTAEHTPIFWRYDLDEKTNPFLMERIGVNAVMNSGAMKWKGKYLLVARVEGVDRKSFFAIAESPNGIDNFRFWDYPITIPDTDXXTTNIYDMRLTAHEDGWIYGVFCAERKDKNAPKGDLSSATASAGIVRTIDLKTWERLPDLKSKSQQRNVVLHPEFVNGKYAFYTRPQDGFIDAGSGGGIGWALAEDITNAVITDEKIIDQRYYHTIKEVKNGEGPHPIXTSKGWLHLAHGVRNCAAGLRYVLYLYMTSLEDPTKLIALPGGYFMAPEQEERIGDVSNVLFSNGWIADEDGTVFIYYASSDTRMHVATSTVERLVDYCLNTPQDGLTSFASVETLKKLIDKNLKK from the coding sequence ATGAATTCATTTCAAAAAAAAATAANAGAACTATCCAATAATCACGAAAAATTAGTAACAACTAAAAATCACCCCACCGAGAAAACCAACGGNTGGTATCAGCGATATAAAAATCCTATTCTTACCGCTGAACACACTCCTATTTTCTGGCGATACGATTTGGATGAAAAAACCAATCCGTTTTTAATGGAGCGTATAGGCGTAAATGCGGTAATGAACTCCGGAGCAATGAAATGGAAAGGGAAATATTTACTCGTTGCAAGGGTGGAAGGTGTTGATAGAAAATCGTTTTTCGCAATTGCAGAAAGTCCAAATGGGATTGATAATTTTCGTTTCTGGGATTATCCGATAACAATTCCCGATACNGATGANNCAACGACTAACATCTACGATATGCGGCTTACAGCNCACGAAGATGGATGGATTTATGGCGTNTTTTGCGCCGAAAGAAAAGATAAAAATGCTCCNAAAGGCGATTTATCGTCTGCCACAGCTTCTGCAGGCATTGTACGAACTATAGATTTAAAAACTTGGGAACGTCTTCCTGATTTGAAATCAAAAAGTCAGCAACGAAATGTGGTACTTCATCCCGAATTTGTAAACGGCAAATATGCTTTCTATACCCGTCCTCAAGATGGATTTATTGATGCGGGAAGTGGTGGAGGAATTGGATGGGCATTAGCGGAAGATATTACAAATGCCGTTATTACCGACGAAAAAATCATCGATCAACGTTATTATCACACCATAAAAGAAGTAAAAAACGGAGAAGGACCNCATCCTATTAANACCTCAAAAGGTTGGCTGCATTTGGCGCACGGAGTAAGAAATTGCGCTGCGGGATTAAGATATGTATTATATTTGTATATGACTTCGCTCGAAGACCCGACAAAATTGATTGCTTTGCCCGGCGGATATTTTATGGCTCCGGAACAGGAAGAACGCATCGGAGACGTTTCCAATGTGCTTTTCAGTAACGGATGGATTGCCGACGAGGATGGAACTGTGTTTATTTACTACGCTTCATCCGACACGCGTATGCACGTGGCAACTTCAACGGTGGAAAGATTAGTGGATTATTGCCTGAACACACCTCAAGACGGCTTAACCTCATTTGCATCGGTAGAAACATTGAAAAAATTAATTGATAAAAACCTGAAAAAATAG
- a CDS encoding conserved membrane hypothetical protein (Evidence 4 : Unknown function but conserved in other organisms) → MTFEKIKLKEKIGYGFGDAASSMFWKIFGMYSLFFYTDVFGITAAAAGTMFLVARLWDSFFDVFVGILSDRTKSRWGKYRPFLLWFAIPFAVMGVITFFTPNFAQTGKLIYAYITYSLMMIVYSLINVPYASLXGAXTPDPTQRNSLSSYRMSFAFIGSFVTFMLLQPLIDFFSKTFDTDHLSQTAQAVEATVSTSPVGWVFGVGTIGIICVILFFLCFSWTKERVTQIETETNISVKQDLKGLLHNAPWWILVATGLAALLFNAIRDSVAIYFFRDYVQVNYRMLGTNWDMTTIYFLVGQAANLIGVMLAPSVSAKYGKKRTYMIAILTAGVLSTAFYFIPNNITLILIFQFVISIFAGYVLPLLWSMFADIVDHQELLTGRRATGLIFSSSSMSQKLGWALGAALSGWILALFKYVPDAMQQSSQTIFGEHIMITLIPAICCLLAFIGMMFYPLSDKKVKEITEELNIKRQNAN, encoded by the coding sequence ATGACTTTTGAAAAAATAAAATTAAAGGAAAAAATCGGCTATGGGTTTGGCGATGCCGCTTCATCTATGTTCTGGAAAATTTTCGGAATGTATTCTTTGTTTTTTTATACCGATGTTTTTGGAATTACCGCNGCNGCNGCAGGAACAATGTTTCTCGTTGCGCGTTTGTGGGACTCGTTTTTCGATGTTTTTGTAGGAATTTTAAGCGACAGAACCAAAAGTCGCTGGGGAAAATACCGTCCTTTTTTACTTTGGTTTGCCATTCCGTTTGCAGTAATGGGCGTTATCACTTTTTTCACGCCTAATTTTGCTCAAACCGGAAAATTAATTTACGCATACATCACTTATTCATTAATGATGATTGTGTATTCACTAATAAATGTGCCNTACGCATCGTTATTNGGNGCAATNACNCCAGATCCCACGCAAAGAAATTCACTTTCTTCGTATCGTATGTCGTTTGCGTTTATCGGGAGTTTTGTAACCTTTATGTTGCTTCAACCATTAATTGATTTTTTCTCAAAAACATTCGACACCGACCATCTTTCTCAAACAGCACAAGCAGTTGAAGCTACTGTAAGTACTTCGCCTGTNGGATGGGTTTTTGGAGTAGGAACAATTGGAATTATATGTGTGATTTTATTTTTCTTGTGTTTTAGCTGGACTAAAGAACGCGTAACTCAAATAGAAACAGAAACAAATATCTCGGTAAAACAAGATTTAAAAGGCTTACTACACAACGCTCCGTGGTGGATATTGGTTGCAACAGGTTTAGCGGCATTACTTTTCAATGCCATCCGCGACAGTGTTGCCATTTATTTTTTCAGAGATTATGTTCAGGTAAATTACAGAATGTTAGGAACCAATTGGGATATGACAACCATCTATTTCCTTGTAGGACAAGCGGCTAATTTAATTGGTGTTATGTTAGCTCCCTCTGTTTCAGCAAAATATGGTAAAAAAAGAACATATATGATTGCTATTTTAACGGCAGGAGTATTAAGTACCGCATTCTATTTTATTCCAAATAATATCACGTTGATATTGATTTTCCAATTTGTAATTTCCATTTTTGCAGGCTATGTTCTTCCTTTGCTTTGGTCAATGTTTGCCGATATTGTTGACCATCAGGAATTATTAACCGGACGTCGCGCAACAGGATTGATTTTCTCCTCTTCTTCGATGTCGCAAAAACTCGGTTGGGCTTTAGGAGCGGCGTTAAGCGGTTGGATTTTGGCTTTGTTTAAATATGTTCCCGATGCAATGCAACAATCATCTCAAACCATTTTTGGCGAACATATTATGATTACTTTAATACCCGCTATCTGTTGTTTGTTGGCTTTTATTGGTATGATGTTTTATCCGCTTTCAGATAAAAAAGTGAAAGAAATTACTGAAGAACTTAATATCAAACGCCAAAATGCAAACTAA
- a CDS encoding conserved exported hypothetical protein (Evidence 4 : Unknown function but conserved in other organisms), producing MKSYKILNICIMVIAVTFAINFTSCSEDDVETNAVILEAYGPSPALRGGELTFIGKNLDKVTKVILPDGIEITDGIEIVSKEKIKVTIPQDTKIGYVKLIYDGDKELVTKTKLTFTEPIKLTKMSPSPIKAGQTLTLEGDYLNLIQRIIFSKDVSVDCKNFTKWERYKIELVLPAEAQTGIIILADTAEIPIELKSETELQVVLPSVTNTANLNNKKPGDLIEIEGQNLDLVVDVQLPSGASVPFAVNNNKISFTLPEGVTDGAVVMIPASGVKVAIANLGIAVPSELQVIPNTGLRGNDVITIKGVNMDLVTSVLFTGVDAAVQPTSKSATEIKVTMPELAKSGDVTLNTASGKTVVVTIETEKPELLSYNPNPVSAGTDLTITGHNLDLIKSLTFAGDTKVNVTATDASTLVVTVPTSAETGTITATMINGETVVFSSLTVDKPVCAYIPVMPDGEIKGGKLFIVTIANEDKLTGVKLNGQTINYVLDGTQLYIGIPSNAYGVCTLKLVSSNGEIDYVINVIPGGNIETVIWEGPLEITWNDGGRVMIPIDKFAGVTAGTYLKLYFQQKDAWGQAQINNGNWSVIPFAELGNDGYIKTDTYGDKSVTSQELKLTQSVLDNIRNNASYGNAIIIQGQEWIFSKATLVTKAKISEVIYTGPTDAGNWSGYAQISADKFANVAVGNIIHVKTSNVASDAQGSFKDGVTWTQIAEGTEYFTITGDFELEVTASIQSKLKSSGLVVGGKNYIIESVSIIKEM from the coding sequence ATGAAATCATATAAAATATTGAATATATGTATAATGGTGATTGCCGTAACATTCGCCATAAATTTCACTTCCTGTAGCGAAGATGACGTAGAGACTAACGCCGTTATTCTCGAAGCTTACGGTCCGAGTCCTGCCCTTAGAGGTGGAGAGTTAACTTTTATCGGTAAAAATTTGGATAAAGTTACCAAAGTAATTTTGCCCGATGGCATCGAAATTACGGATGGGATTGAAATTGTGAGCAAAGAAAAAATCAAGGTAACCATCCCTCAAGACACAAAAATTGGTTACGTAAAATTAATTTATGACGGAGATAAAGAGCTGGTTACAAAAACAAAATTGACTTTTACAGAACCAATCAAACTGACCAAAATGTCACCTTCACCCATTAAAGCAGGACAAACTTTAACATTAGAAGGAGATTATTTGAATCTTATCCAACGGATAATTTTTTCAAAAGATGTTTCGGTTGATTGTAAAAATTTCACAAAATGGGAACGATATAAAATAGAATTGGTATTGCCTGCTGAAGCTCAAACCGGTATCATTATTTTGGCTGACACAGCAGAAATTCCTATTGAATTAAAATCTGAAACAGAACTTCAAGTTGTGTTACCTTCAGTTACAAATACAGCTAATTTGAACAATAAAAAACCGGGAGATTTAATTGAAATTGAAGGCCAAAATCTTGATTTGGTAGTTGATGTACAACTTCCAAGTGGAGCATCGGTTCCATTTGCGGTTAATAATAACAAGATTAGCTTTACCTTACCCGAAGGCGTTACTGATGGAGCGGTAGTTATGATTCCTGCATCAGGCGTAAAAGTTGCTATTGCAAACCTGGGTATTGCTGTTCCATCAGAATTACAGGTAATACCAAACACAGGATTGCGTGGAAATGATGTAATTACGATAAAAGGTGTTAATATGGATTTAGTTACTTCTGTATTATTTACCGGAGTTGATGCAGCAGTACAACCAACGTCTAAAAGCGCTACGGAAATTAAAGTAACTATGCCGGAATTAGCAAAATCAGGTGATGTTACATTAAATACTGCAAGTGGAAAAACCGTTGTTGTAACAATTGAAACAGAGAAACCTGAATTATTATCTTATAATCCGAATCCGGTTTCGGCTGGTACCGACTTAACAATCACAGGACATAATCTGGATTTAATTAAATCCTTGACTTTTGCGGGAGATACTAAAGTAAACGTTACGGCAACAGATGCATCAACATTAGTTGTTACTGTTCCTACTTCTGCTGAAACTGGCACCATTACAGCTACTATGATAAATGGGGAAACCGTTGTATTCTCAAGTTTAACTGTAGATAAGCCCGTTTGTGCTTATATTCCTGTTATGCCCGATGGTGAAATAAAAGGAGGTAAGTTATTTATTGTAACTATTGCAAATGAAGATAAATTGACAGGAGTAAAACTCAACGGACAAACTATTAACTATGTATTGGATGGCACTCAATTGTACATCGGAATTCCATCAAATGCTTATGGAGTATGCACTTTGAAATTAGTATCCTCTAATGGTGAAATCGATTATGTTATCAATGTTATCCCGGGCGGAAATATAGAAACTGTTATTTGGGAAGGACCACTCGAAATCACATGGAATGATGGAGGACGCGTAATGATTCCTATCGATAAATTTGCGGGAGTTACTGCCGGAACATATCTTAAATTATACTTCCAGCAAAAAGATGCGTGGGGACAAGCTCAAATCAATAATGGAAATTGGAGTGTAATACCATTTGCAGAATTAGGTAACGATGGATATATTAAAACAGATACTTATGGTGACAAATCGGTAACTTCCCAAGAGCTTAAATTGACTCAGTCTGTGTTAGACAATATCCGAAATAACGCTTCCTATGGCAATGCCATTATTATTCAGGGACAAGAATGGATATTCTCAAAAGCTACTCTTGTTACTAAGGCAAAGATTTCGGAAGTTATTTATACAGGTCCTACAGATGCGGGAAACTGGTCGGGATATGCACAAATATCAGCCGATAAATTCGCCAATGTTGCTGTAGGAAATATAATCCACGTTAAAACATCTAATGTAGCTTCCGATGCTCAAGGGTCATTTAAAGATGGTGTAACTTGGACACAAATAGCCGAAGGAACCGAATACTTTACAATTACAGGAGATTTTGAATTGGAAGTAACCGCAAGTATTCAATCTAAACTTAAATCCAGTGGATTGGTCGTTGGTGGTAAAAACTACATCATCGAATCGGTTTCTATCATAAAAGAGATGTAA
- a CDS encoding conserved exported hypothetical protein (Evidence 4 : Unknown function but conserved in other organisms) yields the protein MKQKILLLFVFVLFIACKDSSPSNPVSNPPKLVSSTPENNATNIAAQDFSINLLFDMNVTCPATGHNKVTINDASIGKIEANLKNVTIAISGLQKDKTYTLTIPKDIIFSPAKVGNEEIKITFTTEKDINSGEITANLCVENPSSEAQNVYNFLRNNFGTKIVSGTMANVNWNTNEAEWVYKHTGKYPVLNCFDYVHLYASPANWIDYSNTTVVENWWNANGLVAAMWHWNVPVSEGSSTYNFYSSNNTFSVTNATIEGTYENTVVKTDLEKIANYLLLLKNKNIPVIWRPLXEASGGWFWWGAKGAESFKKLWIMMFDTFQAKGLNNLIWVWTSQTNDNSWYPGDQYVDIIGCDEYDKTDLTVLKTDYNWLRQTYPNKIITLSEFGNISGVTEQWNAGIKWSWMMPWYDYDRTSNTTSSAFNETAHQFADISYWNAALTNESVITRDEMPSLK from the coding sequence ATGAAACAAAAAATCCTACTGTTGTTTGTTTTTGTTCTGTTCATTGCTTGCAAGGACAGTTCTCCGTCTAATCCGGTCAGCAATCCTCCAAAATTAGTAAGCTCAACTCCGGAGAACAATGCTACCAATATTGCTGCTCAAGATTTTTCAATCAATCTTCTTTTTGATATGAATGTAACTTGTCCTGCAACCGGACATAATAAAGTTACGATAAATGATGCAAGCATTGGCAAAATAGAAGCAAATTTAAAAAATGTAACTATTGCAATAAGCGGGTTACAAAAAGATAAAACTTATACACTTACTATTCCCAAAGATATAATATTTAGCCCGGCAAAAGTAGGAAACGAAGAAATTAAAATTACTTTCACTACCGAAAAAGACATTAATAGTGGAGAAATCACAGCGAATCTCTGTGTAGAAAATCCTTCATCCGAAGCACAAAACGTGTATAATTTCTTACGAAATAATTTCGGAACAAAAATCGTATCAGGAACAATGGCAAACGTCAATTGGAATACAAACGAAGCGGAATGGGTATATAAACACACAGGAAAATACCCTGTTCTTAATTGTTTCGACTATGTTCATTTATATGCTTCTCCTGCAAACTGGATTGATTATTCAAACACAACTGTTGTTGAAAATTGGTGGAACGCAAACGGTCTAGTTGCTGCAATGTGGCACTGGAATGTACCTGTTTCTGAAGGTAGTTCCACCTATAATTTTTACTCTTCTAACAACACATTTAGCGTTACCAATGCCACAATAGAAGGAACTTATGAAAACACGGTGGTAAAAACTGATCTGGAAAAAATTGCCAATTATCTTCTTTTATTGAAAAATAAAAATATCCCTGTAATTTGGCGACCNTTACANGAAGCATCNGGTGGTTGGTTTTGGTGGGGAGCAAAAGGAGCCGAGTCTTTTAAAAAACTCTGGATAATGATGTTCGACACTTTCCAAGCAAAGGGTTTAAATAATCTAATTTGGGTTTGGACATCTCAAACAAATGATAACAGTTGGTATCCCGGTGATCAATACGTAGATATTATAGGTTGTGATGAATATGACAAAACTGATTTAACAGTTTTGAAAACCGATTATAATTGGTTACGACAAACTTATCCTAATAAGATAATTACACTGTCTGAATTCGGGAATATATCGGGCGTAACCGAGCAATGGAACGCCGGAATTAAATGGTCGTGGATGATGCCTTGGTATGATTATGACAGAACTTCAAACACGACATCAAGCGCTTTTAACGAAACAGCTCATCAGTTTGCTGACATTTCATACTGGAACGCAGCATTAACCAATGAAAGTGTTATTACCCGTGATGAAATGCCATCTTTAAAATAG
- the bfce gene encoding Cellobiose 2-epimerase, which translates to MQTKTQILRKEAEEVLTNNILPYWINKVIDNKNGEFIGRITGNEEIITDAPKGAVLNARILWTYSAAYRLLKKEEYLHAATRAKKYLLNYFYDNENGGIYWLIDYKGNPIETKKQIYAQGFAIYGLSEYYRATGDEEALEYAKKLFYDIEKYSFDKEKNGYLEALTKDWKPISDMRLSDKDENVEKTMNTHLHILEPYTNLYRVWKDKMLKNQLKNLIEIFLDKIVNSQSYHLNLFFDANWKNTTKIISFGHDIEGTWLLYEAALVLEDKEILNKVRKVIPNILTASLEGFQPDGSMIYEKEIVSGHEDRERHWWVQAETVVGLINHYKYYFDEKSLEKAIECWNFIKNNIIDYKNGEWFWSVYDDGKVNRKDDKAGVWKCPYHNGRMCMELMERFEK; encoded by the coding sequence ATGCAAACTAAAACACAAATATTGCGAAAAGAAGCAGAAGAAGTTCTTACAAACAACATTCTCCCCTATTGGATAAACAAAGTTATAGATAACAAAAACGGAGAATTTATCGGGAGAATTACAGGAAATGAAGAAATTATAACCGACGCCCCAAAAGGAGCCGTTTTAAACGCCCGTATTTTATGGACATATTCTGCGGCATATCGTTTATTAAAAAAAGAAGAATATCTGCACGCTGCAACTCGTGCAAAAAAATATCTGCTCAATTATTTTTACGATAATGAAAACGGCGGAATTTATTGGTTGATTGATTATAAAGGCAATCCCATTGAAACAAAAAAACAAATATACGCACAGGGCTTTGCTATTTACGGGTTAAGTGAATATTATCGCGCCACCGGCGATGAAGAAGCGCTTGAATATGCAAAAAAACTGTTTTATGATATTGAAAAATATAGTTTCGATAAAGAAAAAAATGGTTATTTGGAAGCCCTGACAAAGGACTGGAAACCTATTTCCGATATGCGTTTGAGTGATAAAGACGAGAACGTGGAAAAAACAATGAACACTCATTTGCATATTTTAGAACCATATACAAATTTATACCGGGTATGGAAGGACAAAATGCTGAAAAATCAATTGAAAAATCTGATTGAAATTTTTCTGGATAAAATTGTAAATTCCCAATCCTATCATTTAAATTTGTTTTTTGATGCAAACTGGAAAAATACAACCAAAATCATCTCTTTCGGACACGATATTGAAGGAACGTGGTTGCTCTATGAAGCAGCGTTGGTGTTGGAAGATAAAGAAATACTAAACAAAGTAAGAAAAGTTATTCCTAATATTTTAACGGCGTCATTGGAAGGTTTTCAACCGGATGGAAGTATGATTTACGAGAAAGAAATTGTATCGGGACACGAAGACCGCGAGAGGCATTGGTGGGTTCAAGCAGAAACTGTGGTAGGTTTAATAAATCATTATAAGTATTATTTCGATGAAAAATCGCTTGAAAAAGCTATTGAATGCTGGAATTTTATCAAAAACAACATTATTGATTATAAGAACGGCGAGTGGTTTTGGAGCGTGTATGACGATGGGAAAGTGAACCGCAAAGACGACAAAGCCGGAGTTTGGAAATGTCCGTATCATAACGGACGAATGTGTATGGAACTGATGGAACGTTTCGAAAAATAA
- a CDS encoding Glycosyl hydrolase family 26 encodes MNKKSIYIVAFTIIIISLSASCKTKSNTNSEDKKGIKVTEETENLLKNLKTISENGFMFGHQDDPIYGIGWIGDTDRSDVKXVVGDYPAVMGFDLSKIEISTPNNIDKVPFDKMREEIIKQYNRGGMITISWHMNNPLTDGDAWDVKTPGVVKAIINDAETHKKFISWLKKGADFIKTLKTDDGTKIPILFRPWHEHTGXWFWWGQDNCTXEEYIQLWKITRDYFEKEGLNNLLWAYSPSSKGMDKLYLERYPGDNYVDLLGFDAYHYVSENENGKENFTKEMDGMLTYLTQLKXEKNKPIAVTETGLEALPISDWWTNVLYPIIEKYPISYVLVWRNAFDKTNHFYAPYPGQKSAEDFXKFXNYPKTLFCKDIPNLYK; translated from the coding sequence ATGAATAAAAAATCAATTTATATTGTAGCTTTTACAATTATAATAATTTCATTATCTGCATCTTGTAAAACAAAATCAAATACAAATAGCGAAGACAAAAAAGGTATTAAAGTAACTGAAGAAACAGAAAATCTTTTGAAAAATCTTAAAACTATTTCTGAAAACGGTTTTATGTTCGGACATCAAGATGATCCGATATATGGAATTGGCTGGATTGGAGACACCGACCGCTCCGATGTTAAAAGNGTTGTAGGTGATTATCCGGCTGTAATGGGTTTTGACCTGAGTAAGATAGAAATTAGCACACCAAACAATATTGATAAAGTTCCATTCGATAAAATGCGGGAAGAGATTATCAAACAATATAATCGGGGTGGAATGATAACCATAAGTTGGCATATGAATAATCCGTTGACAGATGGTGATGCTTGGGATGTAAAAACTCCGGGAGTAGTAAAAGCAATAATCAATGATGCTGAAACTCACAAAAAATTTATAAGTTGGTTGAAAAAAGGTGCAGATTTCATTAAAACATTAAAAACCGATGACGGAACAAAAATCCCAATTCTGTTTCGTCCCTGGCACGAACATACCGGAANTTGGTTTTGGTGGGGACAAGATAACTGCACTANNGAAGAGTACATACAATTATGGAAAATTACCCGTGATTACTTTGAAAAAGAAGGACTAAACAATTTACTTTGGGCATATTCTCCAAGTTCAAAAGGAATGGACAAGCTGTATCTGGAACGTTATCCCGGTGATAATTACGTAGACCTGTTAGGTTTCGATGCATATCATTATGTTTCTGAAAATGAAAATGGAAAAGAAAATTTCACAAAAGAAATGGACGGTATGCTAACCTATCTTACTCAACTAAAANAAGAAAAAAACAAGCCGATTGCAGTTACTGAAACCGGATTGGAAGCATTACCCATAAGTGATTGGTGGACAAATGTATTATATCCCATTATTGAAAAATACCCGATAAGCTACGTTTTGGTATGGAGAAATGCTTTTGACAAAACAAATCACTTTTATGCGCCATATCCCGGACAAAAATCGGCAGAAGATTTTATNAAATTTTANAATTATCCCAAAACACTTTTCTGTAAAGATATTCCTAATTTGTATAAATAA